One genomic window of Prochlorococcus sp. MIT 0603 includes the following:
- a CDS encoding DUF3493 domain-containing protein, producing MTLDPKMREKLLKESRSPFRGVRRVVWIALSASAGVGLLIMGVRSFSGETVLLNDLGIQLIAFFLFSTFVFLDRSRED from the coding sequence TTGACTTTAGATCCCAAAATGCGAGAAAAGCTTTTGAAAGAGTCTAGAAGTCCCTTTCGAGGAGTCAGGCGTGTTGTCTGGATTGCATTATCGGCTTCGGCAGGGGTTGGTTTATTGATTATGGGAGTAAGATCTTTCTCGGGTGAAACAGTATTATTAAATGACCTTGGGATACAATTAATAGCTTTCTTTCTATTTTCTACTTTTGTGTTTTTAGACCGATCTCGAGAAGATTGA